DNA sequence from the Oscillatoria salina IIICB1 genome:
TTACGATCGCGCTCTATTCCTTTTCTACCTCGTTTGCTTTCACACTGGGGACGTTTTTTAACGGGTATTGAGATTCATCCTGGTGCCAAAATTGGTAAGGGGGTGTTTATCGATCATGGAATGGGAGTTGTTATTGGTGAAACTGCTATTGTTGGTGATTATTGTTTAATTTATCAAAATGCCACTTTAGGTGGTACGGGTAAAGAATCTGGTAAGCGCCATCCTACGTTAGGAAATAATGTAGTTGTGGGTGCAGGTGCAAAGGTTTTAGGTAATCTAAGAATTGGCGATCGCGTTCGCATTGGTGCTGGTTCGATTGTCCTCCGTGATGTCCCCAATGATTGCACGGTGGTGGGGGTACCTGGTCGGATTATCTCTCGTACTGGTCACGGTTGCCCTTTGGAACACAATAATTTACCCGATCCTGAAGCTAGAGCGATCCGAAGTTTAATGATGCGGATCGAACAACTAGAACAACAGTTACAGAATTTACAATCGACGCAAGCGGAAAATAATGATGTTTATCACTCCTAGTCCTGATGCTCTTCAGGTTGGCACAATTTCACGTAGCGATCGCTGGTTGCTATATCGCCGCCTCCAAGAGTTAAAAATTTCCTGTTGGTGTCCTGCTGATGGCTCTCTTTGGGTTGAAGTTAACCATTGCCTTGATGCCGTTCTTTTACGCAGTGCGGTGCAGCAATTAGTTGCTTCTCGCCCGGAGTTAGTCAATTGGCTGGAACGCTGTTGGGAAACTCAAGTTCCAAGTCCGTCTCATTAACACTATTAACTATTACCACAAGTAGAACGATGACGCAAGCACAAGTAATCGTCCAACCCTTTGGGGAAATTAAGGATAATGTTGTTGGTTTCGCTCCTGAAGAAATCACTCCGGTTTGTGAAGGTTTGAATATTGCTTTGGCGAGTTTCCAAGCTCTTTATCTACAATATGAAAAACATCATTTTGTGGTTGAAGGCTCTCAATTTTATTCGCTGCATCAATATTTTCAAGAAAGTTACGAAGCTGTCCGCAATCACGTTCATGAAGTTGGCGAACGTTTGCATGGTTTGGGTGGTACACCTGTGGCTAGTTTTACGAAATTAGCTGAATTGTGTTGCTTTGAACCTGAAGATGATAGTATTTTTCCTAGTCGTCAAATGGTCGAACAGGATCTTAAAGCAGAACAAGCGCTGATCGGTTTAATTCGTCGTCAAGCAGCCCAAGCCGAAAGTGTTGGCGATCGCGCTACTCGCTATATTTACGAGCAAATTCTTTTACAAACTGAAGAACGTGCTTTCCACCTGGAGCATTTCTTGGCTGCTGATAGTCTTACTTTGGCTTTTGTTCAGTCGAAGTAACTACCCCGATGATGCTCAATAATCGGCGCTTGGATTGCTTGTTTTTAACTACTGTTATCAGTTACTAACTAAACATAGTTACCCCCTTTCTCAACTTTCGAGGAAAAAGTGAACGGAAGCTAAAACACGATAACTGATAATTGTCAACTGAGAAAGGTGGGTAATTTTAACTGGTAACTGAAAAGGTGCTGTCATGGAAATCAATTTCAAACTTAAGGAATTTACTAACTTTTTGCAGGAAGAACTGGCAATTTCACCTGCGGAAGTAGCGGTAGTAATCGAACGTAGACAAAGCATCAGCGATCCTTTACCAATGCTGCTATGGCAGTATGGCTTAGTTTCTATCGAACAGCTACAACGGATTTTTGATTGGTTAGATAATCAACCAGTTTGTAACGTCTTAGTTTAAGGTGTGGAAGGAGATTAAAACATGGGTCACGTTACAATTAACGATACAACTTTGCGGGATGGCGAACAAGCTGCTGGAGTAGCATTTACAGTTGAGGAGAAAGTAGCGATCGCTACTTTAATGGATGCAATTGGCGTGCCAGAATTAGAAGTTGGTATTCCGGCAATGGGGGGAGAAGAGGCAGAAGCGATCGCTAAGATTGCTAGCCTCGGTTTAAAGACTAAACTCCTCGGTTGGAATCGTGCGGTGCGATCGGATATTGAAGCTTCTCTTGCTTGTGGTTTGGAACGGGTACATATCTCGATTCCTGTCTCAGAAATCCAAATTGCCGCGAAGTTTAATGGTAATTGTCGCTTAGTCTTAAATAAACTACGCGAGACAATTAATTTTGCCCGCGATCGCGGTTTATATGTTACTGTCGGAGCAGAGGATTCTTCGCGGGCTGATGAAGCTTTTCTCCTGGAAGTAGCTCTTTCTGCTCAAGATTGGGGCGCTTCTCGCTTTCGTTTTTGCGATACTGTTGGCATTCTCGATCCTACCGCTACTTACGCCAAAGTTAAATATCTCGTTAACTGGCTATCTATTCCTGTCGAAATGCACACCCACGACGATTTTGGTTTAGCAACTGCTAATGCTTTGGCTGGTATTCAAGCAGGTGCATTATCAGTAAATACTACTATCAATGGTTTAGGAGAAAGAGCAGGAAATGCGGCTTTAGAAGAAGTTGTTATGGCGCTAAAAAGGCTTTATTCTCTTGAAGTTGGCATTAATACTCGCCGCTTAAAAGAACTTTCTGATTTTGTGGCTACTGCATCTGGTTGTTCTGTACCACCTTGGAAAGCTATTGTTGGTGAAAATGCTTTTGTTCATGAGTCTGGTATCCACGCTCACGCGATCTTAAAAAATCCTCATACCTACGAACCTTTTGCTCCGGAAGAAGTAGGTTGGGAACGTCGTTTAGTCGCTGGAAAACACTCCGGAAGACATTTAGTTTCGAGCATTTTGCAACAGTATGGAGTTAATCTTACCCATGAAGAAAGTCAATGGGTTTTAGATGCAGTGCGACAGTTATCTGTAGAAGTAAAACGCAGTTTAACTGGAGAAGAATTGTTAGATATAGTTTCTCATCGGAGGATCGCTCATGGTGTCGGATGAAATCGAACTTGATAGTCCGCCTGTATTTGAAATGGAACAAAAAGTTAGGGTGCGTAAGTTAATTCGCAATGATGGTACTTTCCCCGGTAGAGAAATTGGCGAAGCTTTGGCAAAAAAAGGTGATGTCGGTTATGTTGTTGGGATTGGTACTTATTTGCAAATGTACTACATTTATGCAATCCATTTCGTAGATCAAGGTGTGGTTGTCGGCTGTCGTCGCAAAGAATTAGAGGTGGTTGAATAAAGGCTAATTTAAGCAATTTCCCAAGTTTAACTGTTTCAAGTTCGTCGTTTACTAATTACAATCTATTCACTAACAAGAGGAATATTTTCATGAAAGTAATGCTGCGCAAAAATGCTGCTGGACATTTATCAGTCTATGTGGCTAAAAAAGATTTAGAGGAAGAAGTTGTTAGCGAAACTGTAGTTCCGGAAGGCAAAATTTTGACTTTAACTAATGGTTGGGAATTACAGATAGCTAATTTACCCGAACCAATTAAACTTCCTCAAACTATTGACGCGAAAAAACTTTAATTAGTAGGGTGGGCATTGCCCACCATCTCTTGTGGTGATTTTTCTGAAAATTACTTAAGATTTGCTTTTTATTTTTCTTAAATTTATGATGATTTCTTGGCATTGAGAATGCTGGTTGCTGAAAGCGACCTTCCCAAAAATACGAAGATAAATTAGCTAAATTTTTTTTTAAATCGGAAAAATTATGGTTGATAATTATTGATGTTTGTTGTTAAAATTTAACTACTTGCTTGTCCGGTCGCGCTCAAATAAGGAAATTTTTAAGTTTGATTTTTACCCAATTATTTCCAATCAATAACTAACAGGAAATAAGAGTAATTTAAGTAAATTTTAACCAAAATTGATAAAGTTTAAAGCTTTGTAGTAGTAGATACAAAACCATTAGGAATAATTATCTAAAATAAGATTAAGAATAATCTAGGCTAGAACAGTGAGTATTAGTGCATCTAGAGTTTAAGTTAAATAAACTCCCTGAGCGTAGAGGATCGCTTCAGTAATTAAAATTCTCAGAGAGGAAAAGAGAAATGAATACTCAAGAATTGACCAAAGTTTCTCAAAATGATAAGTACAACAAAAAATATCATGCCAACGTAACTAACTTGAATGCTTACCGAGAGGAAATTAGCCAAGAACAGGAAAACAAACAAATTTCTCCTAATTATGTGCGAGAATTAGAGAATATAAAATTTGCCTTAGATCGAGCAGCGATTGTAGCGATCGCGGACGTAAAGGGAATTATTATTGAAGTTAATCAAAAGTTTTGTCAAGTTTCTGGCTACTCTCAAGAAGAACTAATCGGTCAAAGTTATCAGCTCATCAATTCTGGCTATCATTCATCCGAGTTTTTCTCCCAGCTTTGGTCAACAATTAGTGCGGGAAAAGTGTGGCACGGCGAAATCAAAGAGCGAGCTAAAAACGGAAGTTATTATTGGGTTGATACGACTATTATTCCTTTTCTAGATGAGAATCAACAACTTTATCAATATTTAGCAATTCAATTTGAGATTAGCGATCGCAAACAAATCGAAGAAGAACTAAGAGAAAGTCGGAATCAATACCAAACTTTAGTTAATTTGTCACCTGTAGGGTTATTTCGCACCGATAGCGAAGGAAAATTTTTAGATGTCAACGAACGTTGGTGCGAACTATCAGGAATGATCCCCGAAGAAGCCACAGGAGAAGGTTGGGTAAAAAGCGTGCATCCCGAAGATCGCGCTTCAGTAGTTGAAGAATGGTATGCAGCGATCGAGAAAAAATTGCCTTTTAAATCAACAGAATATCGCTTACAACGTCCTGATGGAATCGTCACTTGGGTTTATGCTCAAGTAGTAGCAGAAACCACAACTGAGGGAAAGATTCTTAGTTATATTGGCACGATCGCCGATATTACCGAACGGAGAAAAGCGGAAGAGAAATTGCGCTATCATGCTTGGCACGACTCACTCACAGGATTAGCTAACCGAGCCTATTTTTCACAACATCTCGAAGCAGCGCTAGAAAGAGAGCCAACTTCTTCTGAATTTTTTGCCGTATTCTTTCTCGACCTAAATCGTTTCAAAGTAGTTAACGATAGTTTAGGACATTTAGTTGGCGATCGCTTATTGTGTGAAGTAGCAGATCGTCTGCGTAGTTGTTTGCGAGCCGAAGATCTTGTCGCTCGTTTAGGTGGAGACGAATTTACCATCCTCGTCGAAAACGTCCATGACATTCACCAAGTGCGGCAAATTGGCGATCGCCTCGAAGCCCAACTCGCCCAACCCTTTGTTCTCGATCGGCAACAAATTTTTACCAGTGCTAGCATTGGGATCGTTTTATGTTATCCCAAAAAAGCCCAGCGCTCGAGCCAAACAACAACAGAAAATACTCGCTTTCCTCATTGTCCTTTATCCAATCTTATCGCATTTCATCAAAATCCCGAAGACATTTTACGAGCCGCCGATACTGCCATGTATCGTGCAAAAGAACAAGGAGGAATTTCGCGATCTGTAATTTTTAATCCGCAAATGTACGAACAAGCGATCGCCTTATTAGAATTAGAAAACGACCTCAGACGAGCCTTAGAAAACTGCCAAGAATTTGTTCTCCACTACCAGCCAATTTTTTCCTCAGAAACCGGCAAAATTCTCAGTTTTGAAGCCTTAGTGCGCTGGCAACATCCTCAACGAGGATTAGTCCTTCCCCAAGAATTTATTCCCTTAGCTGAAGAAACCGGATTAATCATTCCACTAGGACATTACATTTTGGCACAAGCAGCCAATCAGTTACAAAAGTGGCAATCGGCTTTTATCGGCGAACTTCAATTAACAATGAATGTAAATATTTCCCCCAAACAATTTGCCGATTTGCAATTGGTGGAACAAATCAAGCGAATTTTGCAAGCTACAGGAATTAAGGGAAGTAGTTTAAACCTAGAAATTACCGAAAGTTGCTTAATTGATAATCCCGAATCAGCAACGATAATGCTTTTAGAATTAAAAAAGCTCGGCATTCGCCTTTCAATTGACGACTTTGGCACAGGTTACTCTTCTTTATCGCATTTGGTAAGTTTTCCGATAGATAATCTCAAAATTGACCGCTCTTTTATCAGCGAAATCCAAGCAAAACAGCCCAAAAAAGAGCGAGATTCAGTTGTTTGGACGATAATTACCCTAGCGCATAATCTCGGTTTAGAAGTAGTAGCTGAGGGAGTAGAAAATGAAATTCAGCTAGAGCAACTTCGGGAATTGAGATGTGAAAAAGTACAGGGAAATCTTTTTGCTCAAGCCTTAGCAGTAGAAGCAGCCACAGCATTATTAACGTCTTCAGCACAATTGACAAACACTGAAGATAAAATTATTCAGCAGCAGAAAAATAATTGCTCTCGTCAACAAGAAAAATTACTGAAACTAGCACGTCAGGAAAAACTGCTGAAGCGTCGCGTCGCTACACAAATCCGCGATTCTTTAGATTTGAATAAGATTATTGAAACGGCGATTAATGAAATTCGTCAAATGCTTGATGTGGAATGCTGTCAGTTTTTGTGGTATCGTCCAGAGGCGAAGATGCCGACTTTTGAGCCGATCCGCCAAGTTTGCCAGTTAAATAAAGTTTGCACGGGTTGCGTGAAACCGAAAACGCCCGCGATTGATGTTTTGGGCGAGATGCTGCTGTCAAAAAATTTGCTCAAGATCGATAATATTTCTGTAGATCCCGGAATTGGACTGGAAAATCGCAATTATTTGCACAAAAAAGAAATCAAATCTTTGTTAGCGATCGCCATTCGTCCAAAATCGGGAGAAGTTGGCGCGATCGTTTGCGAGCATCGCCAGCGCCGACATATTTGGCAAGAAGAGGAAATTGAGTTATTAACAGATTTAGCCGATCAACTGGCGATCGCGATCGATCTCGCCCGACTTTATGAAGCTAGTCGCTTGGCGGCAACTACGGCAAAAGCTTCAGCAGTGCAAATGCAGCAAGCCCTCGAAAAACTTCAGCAAACTCAAAGTCAATTGATCCAAACAGAAAAAATGTCTAGTTTGGGGTTACTGGTAGCAGGAGTAGCACACGAAGTCAACAATCCCATTAATTTTATTTCTGGCAATATCAGTCACGTGCAACAATATGTAGCTGATTTACTGGAATTGTTACAACTCTACCAACTGTATTATCCTCAACCACCTATTCAGATCCAAGAATTGAGCGAGGCGATCGATATTGAGTTTGTTCAACAAGATTTACCTAGCGCGATCGCTTCGATGAAAATGGGAACCAGTCGAATTCAAGAAATTGTCCAAAGTTTACGCAATTTTTCCCGCGTTGATGAAGCGGAAATGAAATTTGTCAATATTCACGAAGGAATTGACAGCACTTTATTAATTTTAAGCAATCGCCTCAAAGTAAATAGTAATGTTTATCAAACCCAGTACAAAACCTCTTTTCATTCCACGGTAGAAATCATTAAAGAATACGGGAATTTACCTTTAGTTGAATGCTATCCCGGACAACTTAATCAAGTATTCATGAACATCCTTTGTAACGCCTTAGATGCCCTCGATAGTTACAATCAACAGCGTTTTCTCGCCGAAGGCATCTCCTCGACTACTCAAATTTTAATTCGCACTGAACAGATCGATGCCAATTCGATCCGCGTCTGTATTCGAGATAACGGACCGGGAATGACTCAAGAAGTCAAAAAGCGACTTTTCGATCCTTTCTTCACTACCAAACCTGTTGGTAAAGGTACGGGATTAGGATTATCGATCGGCTATCAAATTATCGTTGAAAAGCATAAAGGTAAACTGGAGTGCATTTCTTCTCCTGGTAAAGGTGCTGAATTTCACATCGATATACCCGTGCGTCAAACGAAGCTTAAACCCAAAAGAAAGTCCGCGATCGCGCTTTCTACCGCCGGATGAGGAGATAACAATCTCTCAGCCGCTTTCTATCCACTTCTATTAATAAATTAAGGACATGAAGAAAATCATTTTTTACGAAAAACCGGGCTGCATTAATAACACTAAACAGAAAGCTATCCTCTTAGCAGCCGGACATCAACTAGAAGCACGTAACCTCCTTACTGAAGTTTGGACGCCGACAAAATTACGGGCATTTTTTGGCACCAAACCTGTAGTTGAGTGGTTCAATTATTCAGCACCGCAAATCAAATCTGGTCAAATTATTCCTGCCCAATTAGATGAAAATACAGCATTGAAATTAATGCTCTCCGAACCATTGCTAATTCGTCGTCCCTTAATTCAAGTCGGAAATGAATTTGCTGTTGGCTTCGATTTAGAAACAATTAATAATTGGATTGGAATCAATTCTGTTGATAATTCCCGTGATTTAGAAACTTGCCCGCGCGGCGGCAAATCCTTGCCCAACTACTGCTAGTTAGGGTTTCCTCTTAACTTTTTACTCCCAATCAGAGAGAAAAATGGATCCTGTCAATTTTCCTTTTTTTCTCTCTTTTTCTCTCTTTTTCTAGTAGTTGAATGTTAAGCTTATCTCGCGAGTATATTTCGGTGAATTTTCGTAATTATACTTGATTGAAAAACGAAAAAATGTAGCACAAGTTACTTTTTGCTTTCTCGCTGAAATGAAAAAATCGAGACAATTTGTCAATTTTTTTCAAGAAAATCAACTATTTAGTAAAAAATTTTGCAGTTATTTGATGTCATTTTGATGCCATGAAAAGATTTAGTCTGAGACTTACCGAAGCAGAATATAAAAAGCTCAAAACCTACTGCGAGCAAGTAAAAGTGTCGATGAACGACGTAATTAGAGAACTAATTCGCGAGTGGAAAGCCAAATCTCCCAATCAGTAGTAATTGCTAATTGAAGTCAGTAAGCGATCGCGCGCGTTAGGTAATCGAGATAACTTTAGCCACGAGGTGAAAAGTGTAAATTAAAAAAAGCCTTAAAACTTTAGTTAGGGGAAAAGTCTCGTAGGAAAATAGACAATCAGTGCCAATCTTCAACTTCACCAGGTAGTAAACAATGGACGAAAAAGAAAAAATTCCAGTTTCACTTTTAACCCTAACTGCGGGGATTGTAGTCACCCTAGTCAGTTTCTGGGTTGGTCAAAATCATGGTTTAATGCCAGAGCAAGCTTCTCAACAAGCGCCTCTAGTAGACAAATTTTTTAGCGTGATGATGACCATTGGTACAGCCTTGTTTCTCGTAGTCGAAGGAGCGATCGTCATTGCGGTAATTAGGTTTCGACACCGAAAAGGAGACGATACCGATGCTGCGCCAATTATTGGGAATTTGCCCTTAGAAGCTTTCTGGACGGCAATTCCAGCGATTATCGTCATCGGGTTGGGAATTTACAGCGTCGAAGTGTACCGCGATATGGGCGGTTTCGATCCTGCCACTGGGCATACTATGGCTCATCACCACCCGACAGTGCAAGTAGCTTATTTACCCGAAAGTAATTTGAGTGGTGGTTTAATTGCCCAAACCGAGAATACCACTACAGAACCCAAAAAAATCTATGGTTTCGGTGCTACACCAGATACTGAAACAACTCCCGCCGATTTAGTAGTAAATGTCACGGGGATACAATTTGCTTGGTTGTTTAACTACCCAGAAAGTGGGATTATGGCAGGCGAACTTCACGTTCCCCTCGGTGCAGACGTACAACTGAACATTGCCGCACAAGATGTGATTCACTCATTTTGGGTTCCTCAGTTTCGGCTCAAACAAGATGCAATTCCCGGTCAAAATACAGAATTACGTTTCGTAGCGACGAAAACAGGAACTTATCCGATCGTTTGTGCAGAATTGTGCGGTGGTTATCACGGAGCAATGAGAACCCAGTTAATCGTGGATACACCAGAAGCATATCAAGCTTGGGTAGCAGAAAATCAAATTGCTCAAGCAGAAAATCGCGATCGCGCGATCGCACTTAACCCCCATAACTTATCGGTATCTGAATTTCTTGCTCCCTACACAGAAACACTGGGAATTAATCAGCACGCCTTAGCTCAAATTAAAGCAGAAGCGATCGCGCAATTCTAACTCCAGCAAAATCTCGAATTAGTCAACTATCTCCACCAAAATCGCAAATCGAAACTTATCCATGACACAAACAGAAGCACCTACTAACACCCCAGCAGACAAACAAAGCCATTCCCACTCCTCCCATCCGGCTCAGTGGAAGTGGTATCACTACTTTACCTTCAACGTCGATCACAAAGTCATCGGTATTCAGTACCTAGTTACCGCCTTCTTCTTTTATCTCATCGGTGGTTTAATGGCGGTAGCCATGCGTGCAGAACTGTATACCCCCAATCCAGACGTTCTCGACCCGAACCTATATAATGCCTTCATGACCAATCACGGAACAATCATGATTTTCCTCTGGATTGTTCCCGCAGCGATCGGTGGTTTTGGTAACTACTTAATCCCCTTAATGATTGGTGCAAGAGATTTAGCCTTTCCCAAACTTAATGCTCTCGCATTTTGGCTGAATCCACCCGCAGGTGCATTGTTAATGGCGAGTTTCTTTTTTGGCGGTTCCCAAAGCGGCTGGACAGCTTATCCTCCCTTAAGCTTGGTTACAGCCAATACTGCCCAATCAATGTGGATTCTCAGTATTGTTTTAGTCGGAACCTCATCGATTTTAGGTTCGCTAAACTTTATCATCACCATCTGGAAAATGCGCGTCCCTAGCGTAACTTGGGATCGACTTCCCTTATTTTGCTGGGCAATTTTAGCAACTTCGATTTTGGCACTTTTGTCCACACCCGTCTTAGCCGCAGGATTAGTCTTGTTGTTGTTTGATATTAACTTCGGGACTTCTTTCTTCCGCCCAGAAGCAGGCGGTAACGTCGTCGTTTACCAGCATTTGTTTTGGTTTTACTCCCATCCCGCAGTTTATTTGATGATTCTGCCCATTTTCGGAATTATGTCCGAAGTCATACCAGTACACGCCCGCAAACCGATTTTTGGTTATAAAGCGATCGCCTATTCGAGTTTAGCGATTTGCTGTGTCGGTTTGTTCGTCTGGGTACACCATATGTTTACTAGCGGTACTCCTCCCTGGATGCGGATGTTTTTTACCATCTCCACACTAATTGTCGCCGTCCCCACCGGAGTGAAAATTTTTAGTTGGGTAGCTACACTGTGGGGCGGAAAAATTCGCTTTACTTCCGCAATGTTATTTGCGATCGGTTTACTCGCAATGTTTGTCCTCGGTGGACTGAGTGGCGTCACCTTGGGAACCGCACCTTTCGACGTTCACGTTCACGATACTTACTACGTCGTCGCTCACTTTCATTACGTTCTCTTTGGCGGTTCAGTTTTTGGTATCTACGCCGGAATTTATCACTGGTTCCCTAAAATTACCGGACGGATGCCAAATGAAACCTGGGGACGAATTCACTTTGTCCTTACTTTTATTGGTACAAATCTCACCTTTTTACCAATGCACGAGTTAGGTTTACAAGGAATGCCGCGTCGGGTAGCGATGTACGATCCCCAGTTTACTACTCTGAACCAAATTTGTACTTTTGGGGCGTTTTTGTTAGGTATTTCCGTGATTCCCTTCTTTATCAACATGATTTGGAGTTGGAGTAAGGGAGAAAAAGCCGGAGATAACCCTTGGAATGCTCTTTCTTTGGAATGGACAACCACTTCACCACCAGCGATCGAAAATTGGGAAGTTTTACCCGTTCTCACCCACGGTCCTTATGCTTATGGAATGAATGTTCAAAATGGATCTCCCAATCCATCGGGCGCAATTAGCGGCGAACCAATTGTAAAAGGTTAATTTTGGGGACTGGGGACTGGGGAGGAGGGGATTGGGGATTGGGGAGGAGGGGACTGGGTTCAGTTATCAGTGAACAGTGAACAGTTACCAGGGAACAGTGAACAGTTTATTCGCTAATTGCTTCTTGTCACTAATATCTACTGATAACTGATAACTGATAACTGGTCACTGATAAACCCTCTTCTTCAACGATTAGAGATAACTAACTAATAACAACGATGCAAACTTCAACAATTAACGAATCTCAGCTAGAATCAGCAGCAGTCAAAACTGACGATCGCGAACATCCAGATTACCGAGTTTTAGGGCTTCTCGTGTTCCTAGTTTCCGAATCTTTGATGTTCGGTGGATTGTTCGCTTCTTACTTAATTTACCGAGGAACGACGGCGGTTTGGCCCCCCGAAGGAACAGAGGTAGAACTTTTAGTTCCTGCGATTAATACAATCATTCTGGTGTCTAGTAGTTTTGTCATTCATCAAGGTGACAAGGCGGTTAAAAAAGGTAATTTAGGAGGGTTACGTCTTTGGTATATCGCTACCGCAGTGATGGGAATAATTTTCTTAGGGGGTCAGCTTTACGAATATCTGAGTCTCGGCTATGGTTTGACTACCAATGTGTTTGCTAACTGTTTTTACTTAATGACTGGCTTTCACGGTTTGCACGTTTTTGTCGGGATACTGCTTATTTTAGGAGTGTTGTGGCGATCGCGTCGTCCAGGTCATTATGGCGCTACTAAGCACGTTGGTGTCGAAATGGCAGAAATTTATTGGCACTTTGTCGATATTATCTGGATTATTCTCTTCACTTTGCTTTATATTCTCACTCTCTTTTAAAGGATTTACGCAAGTTGTAATTGCTTTCAGCTTCTAGGCTGAGGCTACACCGACCGAGCCTGCTTTTCCAGGCTTTTTTTTCTTATTTAATAAGAATGGTTCCAGAAAGCAAGTGCGAGCATCCATGCGACTACTCTATAGTAGCGAACAGTAAACAGCGATCGAAGCCTATGCTAGCAAGGTTTTCCAAAAAAGAGGATAGTCAACAGCCGATTCGTTTTCTGCTCTACAAGAAGTTGAAGTTCGCATCTACGTTAACCGACAAGTCTGGTTTGCTTGCTCGTTTTTCATTATAGTTCGCGAACCAAATTCGATATTTTTCAAGAAAATCAACTTGTTTTTCGACAATTATACTCATTTTTACCCGAATAATATCACGTTTAAATATTGATAGTAATTAAAGCAAATAATTAATAACTTAAACTTGTTCGAACCTTCATCAAAAAAATACTTTTCACCCAGATTTGGTGTCAAAATGACTTCATGTTTCGATGAAAAGCAAGTTGGATCAAAGCTTTCCAGACATAAAGACAGGAACATTAAAAGATTCTAAAAATGATTAAACTGAACAAAACAAAAAAAAAATATATGTGAAATTAAAGGAGAG
Encoded proteins:
- a CDS encoding ArsC/Spx/MgsR family protein — its product is MKKIIFYEKPGCINNTKQKAILLAAGHQLEARNLLTEVWTPTKLRAFFGTKPVVEWFNYSAPQIKSGQIIPAQLDENTALKLMLSEPLLIRRPLIQVGNEFAVGFDLETINNWIGINSVDNSRDLETCPRGGKSLPNYC
- the ctaD gene encoding cytochrome c oxidase subunit I; the protein is MTQTEAPTNTPADKQSHSHSSHPAQWKWYHYFTFNVDHKVIGIQYLVTAFFFYLIGGLMAVAMRAELYTPNPDVLDPNLYNAFMTNHGTIMIFLWIVPAAIGGFGNYLIPLMIGARDLAFPKLNALAFWLNPPAGALLMASFFFGGSQSGWTAYPPLSLVTANTAQSMWILSIVLVGTSSILGSLNFIITIWKMRVPSVTWDRLPLFCWAILATSILALLSTPVLAAGLVLLLFDINFGTSFFRPEAGGNVVVYQHLFWFYSHPAVYLMILPIFGIMSEVIPVHARKPIFGYKAIAYSSLAICCVGLFVWVHHMFTSGTPPWMRMFFTISTLIVAVPTGVKIFSWVATLWGGKIRFTSAMLFAIGLLAMFVLGGLSGVTLGTAPFDVHVHDTYYVVAHFHYVLFGGSVFGIYAGIYHWFPKITGRMPNETWGRIHFVLTFIGTNLTFLPMHELGLQGMPRRVAMYDPQFTTLNQICTFGAFLLGISVIPFFINMIWSWSKGEKAGDNPWNALSLEWTTTSPPAIENWEVLPVLTHGPYAYGMNVQNGSPNPSGAISGEPIVKG
- a CDS encoding ribbon-helix-helix domain-containing protein; its protein translation is MKRFSLRLTEAEYKKLKTYCEQVKVSMNDVIRELIREWKAKSPNQ
- a CDS encoding cytochrome c oxidase subunit II, whose translation is MDEKEKIPVSLLTLTAGIVVTLVSFWVGQNHGLMPEQASQQAPLVDKFFSVMMTIGTALFLVVEGAIVIAVIRFRHRKGDDTDAAPIIGNLPLEAFWTAIPAIIVIGLGIYSVEVYRDMGGFDPATGHTMAHHHPTVQVAYLPESNLSGGLIAQTENTTTEPKKIYGFGATPDTETTPADLVVNVTGIQFAWLFNYPESGIMAGELHVPLGADVQLNIAAQDVIHSFWVPQFRLKQDAIPGQNTELRFVATKTGTYPIVCAELCGGYHGAMRTQLIVDTPEAYQAWVAENQIAQAENRDRAIALNPHNLSVSEFLAPYTETLGINQHALAQIKAEAIAQF
- a CDS encoding cytochrome c oxidase subunit 3 produces the protein MQTSTINESQLESAAVKTDDREHPDYRVLGLLVFLVSESLMFGGLFASYLIYRGTTAVWPPEGTEVELLVPAINTIILVSSSFVIHQGDKAVKKGNLGGLRLWYIATAVMGIIFLGGQLYEYLSLGYGLTTNVFANCFYLMTGFHGLHVFVGILLILGVLWRSRRPGHYGATKHVGVEMAEIYWHFVDIIWIILFTLLYILTLF